From Passer domesticus isolate bPasDom1 chromosome 8, bPasDom1.hap1, whole genome shotgun sequence, a single genomic window includes:
- the LOC135305563 gene encoding olfactory receptor 14J1-like, with product MFFFLLNLALSDLGSICTTVPKAMHNSLWHTTTISYTGCATQVFFFLFFIGSEFYMLTIMCYDRYVSICKPLHYGTILGSRACAHMAAAAWASAFLNALLLTANTFSLPLCHGNVLGQFFCEIPHILKLSCSKPHLRSLLLLAGSACLSLCCFVFIVFSYVQIFRAVLRIPSEQGRHKAFSTCLPHLAVVSVFLSTGIFAYLKPPSISSPSLDLALSVLYSVVPPALNPLIYSLRNQELKAAVWRLINGCFQEHETAGEFLQTTPNKNNL from the coding sequence atgttcttcttcctgctcaacctggccctcagcgacctgggctccatctgcaccactgtccccaaagccatgcacaattccctctggcacaccacgaccatctcctacacaggatgtgccacacaggtctttttctttctgtttttcattggATCAGAATTTTATAtgctgaccatcatgtgctacgaccgctacgtgtccatctgcaaacccctgcactacgggaccatcctgggcagcagagcttgtgcccacatggcagcagctgcctgggccagtgcctttctcaatgctctgctgctcacagccaatacattttccctgcccctatgtcatggcaatgtcctgggccaattcttctgtgaaatcccacacatcCTCAAGCTCTCTTGCTCCAAACCGCACCTCAGGAGTCTGTTGCTTCTCGCGGGTAGTGCCTGTTTATCActgtgttgttttgtgttcattgttttctcctatgtgcagatcttcagggccgtgctgaggatcccctctgagcagggccggcacaaagccttttccacctgcctcccacacctggctgtggtctctgtgttcctcagcactggcatatttgcctacctgaagcccccctccatctcctccccatccctggatctggccctgtcagttctgtactcagtggtgcctccagccctgaaccccctcatctacagcctgaggaatcAGGAGctgaaggctgcagtgtggagactgattaATGGATGCTTTCAGGAACATGAAACTGCTGGAGAATTTCTGCAAACCACTcctaataaaaataatctttga